A window of the Thiomicrospira microaerophila genome harbors these coding sequences:
- the tilS gene encoding tRNA lysidine(34) synthetase TilS → MAETRCSVTEAVISFYQSTDVTQIWVAFSGGLDSTVLLNALVEQKPAEVNLKALHIHHGLQPQADDWLVHCQQIAESLNVEFIGHKVRVDSTQNLEAAARQARYQAFQQILADGEIILTAHHLRDQAETFLLNLMRGAGLAGLGAMSSQRILTLNPEKQAWLARPLLTVDYQAMQNYAHQRALKWIEDPMNQQMDYRRNFIRHQVLPLFNQAWSKPELKIAQTAAHCSESDQLLIALAQIDLKAVDHGADCLNWQAMQTFEWHRQKNILRYWFNHYHQIRLSQTDLDWFKNECFNASPNAQPQRILAGKKVKRFKRFIFYLVESKQEINLLWSEGLDLNIISSALVPSLGKGIAQSWFDPKNTIEIRSLKPTDKVQRGALKKWFQQQAIPPWQRTQWPVIVINGQLAAIRDYRVFEPFKAKPEQMGANFVALN, encoded by the coding sequence ATGGCAGAAACGCGCTGCTCCGTTACAGAAGCGGTCATAAGCTTTTACCAATCGACCGATGTAACTCAAATATGGGTTGCGTTTAGCGGTGGATTAGACTCAACCGTACTACTTAATGCACTCGTTGAGCAAAAGCCGGCTGAAGTTAATCTTAAAGCACTGCATATTCACCATGGATTACAACCCCAAGCAGATGATTGGCTTGTGCATTGTCAGCAGATCGCTGAAAGCCTAAATGTTGAGTTTATAGGCCATAAAGTTAGGGTTGACTCCACTCAAAACCTCGAAGCCGCAGCTCGCCAAGCACGCTATCAAGCTTTCCAACAGATTCTTGCCGATGGTGAAATTATTCTAACCGCCCATCATCTAAGAGATCAGGCTGAAACTTTTCTGCTTAACCTAATGAGGGGAGCGGGGTTGGCCGGGTTAGGTGCAATGTCTTCGCAAAGAATTCTAACCCTGAACCCAGAAAAGCAGGCCTGGTTAGCCAGACCTCTGTTAACCGTCGATTATCAAGCTATGCAAAACTATGCCCATCAGCGTGCGCTGAAATGGATAGAAGACCCGATGAATCAGCAAATGGACTATCGGCGTAATTTCATTCGTCACCAGGTTTTACCGCTTTTTAACCAGGCCTGGTCAAAACCGGAGCTAAAAATTGCGCAAACGGCTGCTCATTGTTCAGAGTCAGATCAGCTTCTAATAGCACTTGCGCAAATAGATTTGAAAGCAGTCGATCACGGCGCAGACTGCCTAAACTGGCAAGCCATGCAAACATTCGAATGGCATCGTCAAAAAAATATTCTTCGATATTGGTTTAACCATTATCACCAAATACGCCTTAGTCAAACTGATTTAGACTGGTTTAAAAACGAATGTTTCAATGCCTCCCCGAATGCACAACCTCAACGAATTTTGGCCGGAAAAAAAGTTAAAAGGTTTAAGAGGTTTATATTCTATCTAGTTGAAAGTAAACAAGAAATTAATCTATTATGGAGTGAGGGTCTTGATCTAAATATAATCAGCTCAGCCTTAGTGCCAAGTTTAGGAAAAGGCATTGCACAAAGCTGGTTTGACCCAAAAAATACCATTGAAATACGCAGCCTAAAACCCACCGATAAGGTTCAACGAGGTGCACTAAAAAAGTGGTTTCAACAACAAGCCATCCCTCCTTGGCAACGAACTCAATGGCCGGTTATCGTCATCAATGGGCAATTAGCTGCCATCCGTGATTACCGTGTTTTTGAACCCTTTAAGGCAAAGCCTGAGCAAATGGGTGCAAACTTTGTGGCTTTAAATTGA
- a CDS encoding acetyl-CoA carboxylase carboxyltransferase subunit alpha, which yields MKLDFLDFEQPIAELEAKIDELRHLEGNQDMDLIQEISALEQKSQALTESIFKNLTDWQISQLARHPQRPYMLDYIKAIFTEFTELHGDRALADDAAIVGGLARIDGHAVMVIGQQKGRDTKEKIRRNFGMPRPEGYRKALRLMKMAERFNLPILTFIDTPGAYPGIDAEERGQSEAIARNLIEMAELKTPIICTVIGEGGSGGALAIGVGDVTMMMQYSTYSVISPEGCASILWKSAANASDAAAALGVTAPRLKSLGLIDEIINEPLGGAHRAHQQAADNLKQALIAQLNHFSTFELDQLVSRRYDRYMAYGNFEHA from the coding sequence ATGAAACTCGATTTTTTAGATTTTGAACAACCGATTGCTGAACTGGAAGCAAAGATTGATGAACTTCGCCATCTTGAAGGCAATCAAGACATGGATTTAATCCAAGAAATCAGCGCATTGGAGCAAAAAAGCCAAGCCCTTACCGAATCCATTTTCAAAAACTTAACAGACTGGCAAATTTCGCAACTTGCTCGCCATCCTCAACGTCCGTATATGTTGGACTATATTAAAGCGATATTTACCGAGTTTACCGAATTGCATGGAGATCGTGCTTTGGCAGACGATGCTGCAATTGTTGGCGGCCTTGCACGTATTGATGGTCATGCCGTTATGGTAATAGGGCAACAAAAAGGCCGCGACACCAAAGAAAAAATTCGTCGAAATTTTGGTATGCCGAGACCAGAAGGTTACCGCAAGGCGCTTCGCCTAATGAAAATGGCCGAGCGTTTTAACCTGCCGATTCTTACCTTCATTGATACCCCTGGCGCCTATCCTGGCATTGATGCAGAAGAGCGTGGTCAAAGTGAAGCGATTGCGCGTAACCTAATTGAAATGGCTGAACTTAAAACGCCCATTATTTGTACCGTGATCGGTGAGGGCGGTTCCGGCGGAGCCTTAGCAATAGGTGTGGGCGATGTAACCATGATGATGCAATACAGTACTTATTCGGTTATCTCCCCTGAAGGTTGCGCTTCAATTTTATGGAAAAGTGCAGCGAATGCTTCAGATGCCGCAGCAGCGCTTGGCGTAACCGCACCAAGATTAAAATCTTTGGGTTTAATTGATGAGATTATTAATGAACCTCTTGGCGGCGCGCATCGTGCTCACCAGCAAGCAGCCGATAATTTAAAACAGGCCTTGATCGCCCAACTAAATCACTTCAGTACTTTTGAACTGGATCAACTCGTGAGCCGTCGCTATGACCGTTATATGGCCTATGGAAATTTTGAACATGCATAA
- a CDS encoding DUF481 domain-containing protein, with protein sequence MAFNKNLLAVASLSALSLVAPNSVLAQGSGWTGSGEAGFNKTTGNTDTQTISARLKMGYGFEKSDYTATIEVENKKESGNSISDRYLLEQQYDYFLNANRDFYTFANLRNERNKPTDLKLDNTISVGLGRLLYKTDASLLKGEIGIGYQDVDLYNGDDFDQTTGRLKLDFAHKFNETYSFGQDALYVTGSEQDKIETNTRLRAALNSKLSASLGYKYRYNSNPGSGLKKTDGETNISLIYNF encoded by the coding sequence ATGGCATTTAACAAAAATTTACTGGCAGTTGCTAGCCTTTCAGCCCTAAGTCTGGTCGCGCCGAATAGTGTTTTAGCGCAAGGTTCCGGTTGGACAGGTTCGGGTGAAGCGGGTTTCAATAAAACGACTGGTAATACTGACACCCAAACGATAAGTGCGCGCTTAAAAATGGGTTATGGCTTTGAAAAAAGTGACTATACAGCAACGATTGAGGTAGAAAATAAGAAGGAATCTGGAAATTCCATTTCAGATCGCTACCTTTTAGAACAGCAGTATGATTATTTTTTAAACGCTAATCGTGACTTCTACACCTTCGCCAACTTGCGTAATGAACGAAACAAGCCAACTGATCTAAAGTTAGACAACACGATTTCGGTGGGTCTGGGTCGTTTGCTTTATAAGACAGATGCTAGCCTGCTCAAAGGGGAGATCGGTATCGGTTATCAAGACGTAGATTTGTATAACGGGGATGATTTTGACCAAACGACAGGCCGTTTGAAGTTGGATTTTGCCCATAAATTCAATGAAACCTATAGCTTTGGTCAGGATGCCTTATATGTAACCGGTAGCGAGCAGGATAAAATTGAAACCAATACCCGCTTAAGGGCTGCATTGAATAGTAAACTTTCAGCCAGTTTAGGCTATAAATATCGTTACAATTCAAACCCAGGCAGCGGTTTAAAAAAGACCGATGGCGAAACCAATATATCTTTGATTTATAACTTTTAA
- the ycaO gene encoding 30S ribosomal protein S12 methylthiotransferase accessory factor YcaO: protein MSEVTFIKGKDQSLENSIAFMQQTLKQQSFEINEVNWLNPVENIYSLHIHDRVCPGLFTNGKGASRKATLASALGEFLERLSTHYFFSDYYLEPALENKQAWLYYPNEKAFEQQDYKQCLNPALWSIYDPHQEIQAEHLLSFNDNSDMIRALEMRHAANDEVIYVPMNLLSNLYASNGLSAGNSRFEAAVQGLSEIFERWVKNKILKENLCLPEVPAEIIAGFPSIARSLQDLRDQGLEVSVRDASLGGQFPVMNVTLFDPKQGRCFASFGAHPLFEVALERTLTESLQGRHLGFLDGFQVPSFDQQAVAEDENLENHFIDSSGLINARFIANQADFEFVNWNWDLTTEAQWHWLVSLAKKQGFDVYIAHYDQYDFHACRIIAPGMSEVYPMDELLVKNQNDGRKLRQALDQFATDHKPHSVLELLDEIGFSDHQGIASLIGLMPDPGCGWNDFKIIDLRFWLEVYAKDFDAAYQSLQVCKAYVHPEKSMAQVYEAMQFALDIELDSLDFKAYEQGMSRLFGPKTLEQVRAHLSGEVIAWGLTLGPLAFEQSQRHQALWQVYQRARVAKQR, encoded by the coding sequence ATGAGTGAAGTCACTTTTATCAAGGGCAAAGACCAAAGCCTAGAGAACTCGATAGCGTTCATGCAACAGACACTTAAACAACAAAGTTTTGAAATTAACGAAGTTAACTGGTTGAATCCGGTAGAAAACATCTACTCGCTCCACATTCATGATCGCGTTTGTCCGGGTTTATTTACTAACGGCAAGGGAGCGAGCCGAAAAGCTACCTTAGCCAGTGCTTTAGGTGAGTTCTTAGAAAGACTTTCAACCCATTATTTTTTTTCAGATTATTACCTAGAACCTGCGTTAGAAAACAAGCAGGCCTGGTTATATTATCCCAATGAAAAAGCTTTTGAACAGCAAGATTACAAGCAATGCTTAAACCCGGCTCTATGGTCAATCTATGATCCGCACCAAGAAATTCAGGCGGAACATCTGCTTAGCTTTAATGATAATAGTGACATGATTAGAGCATTGGAAATGCGTCATGCGGCGAATGATGAAGTGATTTATGTTCCGATGAATTTGCTTAGTAATCTCTATGCCAGCAATGGCCTATCAGCAGGTAATAGCCGTTTTGAAGCAGCGGTTCAAGGCTTGTCAGAGATTTTTGAGCGTTGGGTAAAGAATAAAATTTTAAAAGAAAATCTATGTTTGCCTGAAGTGCCCGCTGAAATTATTGCCGGTTTTCCTTCTATTGCACGTTCTTTGCAAGATTTACGTGATCAAGGACTAGAGGTATCGGTGCGCGATGCCTCGCTGGGTGGTCAATTTCCGGTCATGAACGTCACACTGTTTGATCCCAAGCAAGGACGCTGTTTCGCCTCCTTTGGCGCCCATCCCTTATTTGAAGTCGCATTAGAACGAACCTTAACTGAGTCTTTACAGGGGCGTCATCTAGGCTTTTTAGATGGTTTCCAAGTTCCCAGTTTTGACCAGCAAGCCGTTGCCGAAGATGAAAACCTAGAAAATCATTTTATTGATTCTAGCGGTCTAATCAACGCGCGCTTTATTGCCAACCAAGCCGACTTTGAATTTGTGAACTGGAACTGGGATTTAACCACCGAAGCGCAATGGCATTGGCTGGTTAGCCTAGCTAAAAAACAAGGTTTTGATGTCTATATTGCGCATTACGACCAGTATGATTTCCATGCTTGTCGCATTATTGCTCCCGGCATGTCGGAAGTTTATCCAATGGATGAACTGCTGGTTAAAAACCAAAATGATGGACGCAAATTACGCCAAGCGCTAGATCAGTTTGCAACCGATCATAAGCCACATTCCGTGCTCGAACTGTTAGATGAAATTGGCTTTAGTGACCATCAAGGCATTGCCTCGTTAATTGGTTTGATGCCTGATCCGGGGTGTGGCTGGAATGACTTTAAAATCATTGACTTGCGTTTTTGGCTTGAAGTCTATGCTAAAGACTTTGATGCGGCCTATCAAAGTTTACAAGTCTGCAAAGCCTATGTTCACCCGGAAAAATCTATGGCGCAGGTTTACGAAGCCATGCAGTTTGCACTAGATATCGAACTCGACAGCTTGGACTTTAAAGCTTACGAACAGGGAATGAGCAGACTTTTTGGCCCGAAAACCCTTGAACAGGTGAGGGCGCATCTTTCAGGAGAAGTGATAGCTTGGGGCTTAACATTAGGTCCGCTTGCTTTTGAACAAAGTCAACGCCATCAAGCGTTATGGCAGGTCTATCAACGAGCGCGTGTTGCTAAACAACGATAA
- a CDS encoding YchJ family protein has product MSNLNNKPCPCGSELSYKACCRPLHIKKNKAITAEVLMRSRFSAYFLAKQKPELSGYILSTWCQHTRPAQMDLSDQPDWIRLEIHATHQGLEQDQQGWLEFTAYYRQGLLGPELAHREKSRFNKNTKGQWCYQDGVEP; this is encoded by the coding sequence ATGTCGAATTTAAACAATAAACCCTGTCCTTGCGGAAGTGAGCTCAGTTATAAAGCCTGCTGCCGGCCCTTACATATCAAAAAAAACAAAGCCATTACGGCCGAGGTACTGATGCGGTCGCGTTTTTCTGCTTACTTTTTGGCAAAACAAAAACCGGAGTTATCAGGTTATATTTTAAGTACTTGGTGTCAGCATACCAGGCCTGCTCAAATGGATTTATCCGATCAACCTGATTGGATAAGGCTTGAAATCCATGCAACACATCAGGGCTTAGAGCAAGATCAGCAGGGTTGGCTTGAATTTACGGCATATTACCGTCAAGGATTGCTTGGACCAGAATTAGCACACAGAGAAAAAAGCCGGTTTAACAAAAATACAAAAGGGCAATGGTGTTACCAAGATGGAGTAGAGCCATAA
- a CDS encoding MATE family efflux transporter, producing the protein MQLNPYKQEAYQLIRIALPIFTAQLALTSLGVVDTIMSGWVGVNDLAAIGLGTSILLPVFIFATGILLAMTPITARYLGQKKPEKIAYSLTQGVWLAIPIGLISMLVLMVPQPLLNLLQLSPQVYQLTVDYLFYAALGLPGVALYQVYRFFWEGLGITLPTLALSLGALFLNIPLNALFIYGYGPIEGMGAVGCGVATAIVMWSMLVGGWLYVRYAKKTQIYRSHQWIKPSWALGFKPILLLGLPMAFALLFEVGMFSFIVLFIAPLGTSVIGAHQIAMSFTSLLFMLPLSLAMAMTVRVGLGFGQGERSAVKTSIIVGVGFALIFGILLSLFTFNFRNSIVSLYTSHSEVFHIAAILFIFAASYQVFDAIQVAMAGALRGLHDTQVTMWVTLFSYWGVGLGGGYLLAFANPWGEPLGVYGFWLGIIAGLALAALLLVLRLRWMMKHVEFKQ; encoded by the coding sequence ATGCAGCTGAATCCATACAAGCAAGAAGCCTATCAACTCATTCGAATCGCCTTGCCGATTTTTACCGCTCAACTGGCATTAACTAGCCTGGGAGTTGTGGATACCATTATGTCTGGTTGGGTTGGGGTGAATGATTTGGCAGCGATTGGATTAGGCACCAGCATTCTACTGCCGGTCTTTATCTTCGCAACCGGCATACTGTTGGCGATGACTCCGATTACCGCTCGCTATTTAGGACAAAAAAAACCAGAAAAAATAGCTTACAGCTTAACGCAAGGAGTCTGGTTAGCCATCCCTATTGGGCTAATCAGTATGCTGGTTTTAATGGTGCCACAACCCTTATTGAATCTATTACAGCTCAGTCCACAAGTCTATCAACTAACCGTGGACTATCTGTTTTATGCTGCCTTGGGTTTGCCCGGAGTGGCGCTTTACCAAGTCTATCGGTTTTTTTGGGAAGGCCTAGGCATTACCTTGCCAACCCTAGCTCTTAGCCTAGGCGCACTGTTTTTAAATATACCGTTAAATGCATTGTTTATCTATGGCTACGGCCCAATCGAAGGCATGGGTGCCGTGGGCTGTGGGGTCGCAACCGCGATTGTAATGTGGAGCATGTTAGTTGGTGGCTGGCTCTATGTTAGATACGCCAAAAAAACCCAAATTTATCGCAGTCATCAATGGATTAAACCCAGTTGGGCACTGGGTTTTAAGCCTATTTTGCTATTAGGCTTGCCCATGGCTTTTGCGTTGTTATTTGAAGTAGGGATGTTCAGTTTTATTGTATTGTTTATTGCGCCTCTGGGCACCAGTGTTATTGGCGCGCATCAAATTGCGATGAGCTTTACCTCTCTGCTGTTTATGTTGCCGCTCAGTCTAGCGATGGCGATGACGGTGAGAGTTGGCCTAGGATTTGGCCAAGGGGAACGCTCTGCGGTAAAAACCAGCATTATCGTTGGCGTTGGTTTCGCACTGATCTTTGGTATTCTGTTGTCACTATTTACCTTCAACTTTAGAAACTCGATTGTCAGTCTGTACACCAGCCACAGTGAAGTTTTTCATATTGCAGCCATCCTATTTATTTTTGCGGCATCCTATCAGGTTTTTGATGCCATTCAGGTCGCGATGGCAGGAGCTTTGCGCGGATTGCACGATACTCAGGTTACCATGTGGGTCACGCTTTTTAGTTATTGGGGCGTCGGACTGGGCGGAGGTTATTTATTAGCTTTTGCAAATCCCTGGGGTGAACCGCTTGGCGTCTATGGTTTTTGGCTTGGCATCATTGCGGGTCTGGCCTTGGCTGCGCTGTTGCTAGTACTGCGTTTACGTTGGATGATGAAACATGTCGAATTTAAACAATAA
- a CDS encoding NUDIX domain-containing protein, with product MKDKKLVIHAKHRGYDGFFKINLIEFQHSLYQGGLSPKITRELFGRGQAVVVLLYDLAAQQIVLVEQCRAGALQHALDANDPNQAWLIEPVAGMIDDGETPLETCQRETREEAGIEVSQFEYINQFYPSPGGSDEILHLYAAEIDSSRIGQWSGLAEEVEDIRLVKIPFDQAKQQLLNGEYHVASTLIALQWLFFQKLQAS from the coding sequence ATGAAAGATAAAAAGCTCGTTATTCATGCTAAGCATCGCGGTTATGATGGTTTTTTCAAAATTAATTTGATCGAATTCCAACATAGCCTATATCAAGGCGGCCTGAGTCCCAAAATTACGCGAGAACTCTTTGGCCGAGGACAAGCTGTGGTGGTATTACTTTATGACCTAGCAGCACAACAAATAGTTTTGGTAGAGCAATGTCGTGCCGGTGCATTGCAACACGCATTAGATGCCAATGACCCAAACCAGGCCTGGTTAATTGAGCCGGTCGCCGGCATGATTGATGATGGCGAAACCCCGCTTGAAACCTGCCAGCGAGAAACACGGGAAGAAGCGGGGATTGAAGTCAGTCAGTTTGAATATATTAATCAATTCTATCCCAGTCCCGGTGGCAGTGATGAAATCCTGCATCTCTATGCTGCAGAGATTGACTCTAGCCGAATTGGCCAATGGAGTGGTTTGGCTGAAGAGGTGGAGGACATACGTCTGGTTAAAATTCCGTTTGATCAAGCAAAACAACAGTTGTTAAACGGAGAATATCATGTCGCCAGTACTTTGATTGCTTTACAATGGCTGTTTTTTCAAAAACTACAGGCCAGCTAA